The Ignisphaera cupida genome has a segment encoding these proteins:
- a CDS encoding homoserine dehydrogenase, whose amino-acid sequence MKNVNVVVIGFGNVGRAFVKLVSLKRKTISEKYGVNISIVAVADSRGVAIKKEGFDEYEMLKMSELPRSGIYMFSPYARQGASIKEIYEEVEPDIHIELTPANYVSGEPGYTNILFALRKGVHVVTANKAPLVLHYNEIMNEARARGLVVKFRATVMGGTPFLEMLGSMKSHEVEKVEGILNATTNYILSEMHENLIDFDQALKKAQAIGVAEADPSLDIEGFDAAAKLCIVSNVVGKPIDLKSVYRESLSKITLKDVLDAIRQGQVLKYVATLDLQNKSAFVKIVRIPKENILAQVNGTLNAVRVKTEATELFFVGKGGGRIETAHSVLDDVLFISLEKVVKK is encoded by the coding sequence ATGAAAAATGTGAATGTTGTTGTTATAGGTTTTGGAAATGTTGGTAGAGCATTTGTAAAGTTGGTTTCATTGAAGAGAAAAACGATTTCGGAGAAATATGGAGTTAATATAAGTATTGTGGCAGTAGCAGATTCAAGAGGTGTTGCTATAAAGAAAGAGGGTTTTGATGAGTATGAGATGTTGAAAATGAGTGAATTGCCAAGATCTGGTATTTATATGTTTTCACCTTATGCTAGACAGGGGGCAAGTATTAAAGAGATTTATGAGGAGGTTGAGCCAGATATACATATTGAGTTAACTCCTGCAAATTATGTTAGTGGAGAGCCTGGCTATACAAATATTCTATTTGCATTAAGAAAAGGTGTGCATGTTGTAACAGCAAATAAAGCTCCCTTGGTTCTTCACTATAATGAGATTATGAATGAGGCTAGGGCAAGAGGTTTAGTTGTGAAGTTTAGAGCTACTGTTATGGGTGGAACGCCATTTCTAGAAATGCTTGGTAGCATGAAAAGTCATGAAGTAGAGAAGGTTGAGGGAATATTGAATGCTACCACAAACTATATACTGTCGGAAATGCATGAGAATTTGATAGACTTTGACCAAGCACTTAAAAAAGCTCAAGCAATAGGTGTAGCCGAGGCTGATCCTTCACTAGATATTGAGGGATTTGATGCAGCAGCTAAGTTGTGTATAGTTTCTAATGTTGTTGGCAAGCCAATTGATCTAAAGTCAGTATATAGAGAGAGCCTTTCAAAAATTACATTGAAAGATGTTTTAGATGCTATTAGACAGGGTCAGGTATTGAAGTATGTTGCGACACTGGATCTTCAAAATAAGTCGGCATTTGTGAAAATTGTGAGAATTCCAAAAGAGAATATCTTAGCTCAAGTCAATGGCACTTTAAATGCTGTTAGAGTTAAGACTGAGGCTACTGAGCTTTTCTTTGTTGGTAAGGGTGGAGGAAGAATTGAAACTGCTCATTCAGTACTTGATGATGTTTTATTCATATCACTGGAAAAGGTGGTTAAAAAATGA
- the asd gene encoding aspartate-semialdehyde dehydrogenase, producing MKRRVAVLGATGIVGQRFVQLLADHPWFELELLMASERSAGRKYVEAVHWVLEKPMPKKVYDMQLYPIDLNMLGKERIDIVFTALPSDAAKELEPQIAKKGIVVVSNASSMRLEPDIPLLNPEVNADHVEIIEVQRRVRGWSGAIAKVPNCTTAIVSLTLKPLLDEFGIGKVVVSTMQALSGAGLTGVPSMFILDNLIPYIEGEEDKVETESRKILGFVKGNAIEFNNSVDVTASCHRVMVLEGHTAAVFVELKKKVSIDEVAKAMEEFRGNKIRGLDLPTAPPKPIVVRKEVDRPQPRLDRMEGNGMSVVVGRIREDRVLNGVKYVVLGHNTIRGAAGNGVLIAELLVKKGYA from the coding sequence ATGAAGAGAAGAGTTGCTGTTTTAGGAGCTACAGGTATTGTTGGACAAAGATTTGTACAGCTACTAGCTGATCATCCATGGTTTGAACTAGAACTTTTAATGGCATCAGAAAGAAGTGCTGGCCGAAAATATGTAGAAGCTGTTCACTGGGTTTTGGAAAAGCCCATGCCTAAGAAAGTCTATGACATGCAGCTATATCCCATAGACTTGAATATGCTAGGCAAGGAAAGGATAGATATTGTTTTCACTGCTCTGCCATCAGATGCAGCAAAAGAGTTGGAACCACAAATTGCTAAGAAGGGAATTGTTGTAGTATCAAATGCAAGTTCGATGAGACTTGAGCCAGATATTCCACTTTTAAATCCTGAGGTTAATGCTGATCATGTAGAAATTATAGAGGTTCAGAGAAGAGTTAGAGGATGGAGTGGAGCTATAGCTAAGGTGCCAAACTGTACAACAGCCATTGTTTCATTAACTCTTAAGCCACTACTAGACGAGTTTGGAATTGGAAAAGTTGTTGTATCAACAATGCAGGCCCTTTCTGGTGCAGGTTTGACTGGTGTGCCATCAATGTTTATACTAGATAACTTGATTCCTTACATAGAAGGTGAGGAGGATAAGGTTGAAACTGAATCTAGAAAGATCCTAGGCTTTGTAAAAGGCAATGCGATAGAATTTAACAACAGTGTTGATGTTACAGCAAGTTGCCATAGGGTAATGGTTTTAGAGGGTCATACAGCAGCTGTTTTTGTTGAGCTCAAGAAAAAAGTGTCTATAGATGAAGTTGCAAAGGCTATGGAGGAATTTAGAGGAAACAAAATAAGGGGTTTGGATCTACCCACAGCACCTCCAAAGCCTATTGTAGTGAGAAAAGAAGTTGATAGGCCGCAGCCAAGATTGGATAGAATGGAGGGTAATGGTATGAGTGTTGTTGTTGGTAGAATCAGAGAGGATAGGGTATTGAATGGAGTAAAATATGTTGTTCTTGGTCACAACACAATTAGGGGAGCAGCTGGCAATGGAGTTTTAATAGCAGAGCTTTTGGTTAAAAAAGGTTATGCATAA
- the lysM gene encoding HTH-type transcriptional regulator LysM, with protein sequence MPLDDLDLKLLKLLKENARTPYSKLAKELGISESAVRKRISRLIKSGIIKKITIEYELINEIKAIILVKTQPPVPVPEVSKNILKIPGVEIVYELTGEYDILVIVRASGIEMINKFIDEIRSIPGVTSTYTMVVLRTWI encoded by the coding sequence ATGCCTTTAGATGATCTAGATTTAAAGCTTTTAAAATTGCTTAAAGAAAATGCGCGAACACCTTACTCAAAGCTTGCTAAAGAACTTGGCATAAGTGAATCTGCTGTTAGAAAAAGAATTTCAAGACTCATAAAAAGTGGGATTATAAAAAAGATAACAATAGAGTATGAGCTCATAAACGAGATAAAAGCTATCATCTTAGTAAAAACACAGCCCCCAGTTCCAGTACCAGAGGTATCCAAAAATATTTTGAAGATACCAGGAGTTGAGATAGTATATGAATTAACTGGAGAATACGACATACTCGTCATTGTAAGAGCATCTGGTATAGAAATGATAAATAAGTTCATAGACGAAATTCGCTCTATACCAGGGGTAACAAGTACCTACACAATGGTAGTACTGCGTACATGGATCTAA
- the ppcA gene encoding phosphoenolpyruvate carboxylase translates to MEFIPRFMCTQHPDASVKITAQEEVDEAIQGYTMYGCDEVMSDYEGKLTPYAQPKDIVVKAAKLGIPIGDKYFITPRIPNPKLEDIDRVALSIEASLIANYYSHQHLNTQAVKWIIMPMVEDPNNVRLIQKLIIKKARILQEELGLPKNDIQLIPLVEDTQRFLEIHRYVTILYNTVKEFGVDINHLRVFLGKSDAAVKTGHVASALGLMYALNELRKIDEELDLDIQPIIGMGSPSFRGGINNPNLVEYEVKHYQGYSTVTIQSAIRYDVPFAEYRKVFSSIMQWLGKKPHEVSASVLRIIRSASESYRKTVARYLEVLVKYASYIPSTRDRVTWKEYGRIFPAEDKTLNVPRAIVYTATWYILGLPPIYLDAEFIANAYRSNEIDEILNYMPYLIDEWEYESQFYIPTIARQRLDEAIVKKVNEVLDYMGIKPEPNETYKSILEFNPIEPQVVALAKIRGFLG, encoded by the coding sequence ATGGAGTTTATACCAAGGTTTATGTGTACACAACACCCTGATGCCTCTGTGAAGATTACAGCTCAAGAGGAAGTTGATGAGGCTATACAAGGCTATACCATGTATGGATGTGACGAGGTTATGAGCGATTATGAAGGTAAGCTAACACCATATGCACAGCCAAAGGATATTGTTGTTAAGGCTGCTAAGCTTGGTATTCCAATTGGAGACAAGTACTTTATAACCCCTAGAATACCCAATCCAAAACTTGAAGATATTGACAGAGTTGCTTTATCAATTGAAGCATCACTCATAGCAAACTATTACTCTCATCAACATCTAAATACACAAGCCGTTAAATGGATAATAATGCCTATGGTCGAAGATCCAAATAATGTAAGACTTATTCAGAAGCTTATAATAAAAAAGGCTAGGATACTGCAAGAAGAGCTGGGTCTTCCCAAAAACGATATTCAGTTAATTCCGCTAGTTGAAGATACTCAAAGGTTCTTGGAGATACATAGATATGTTACAATACTTTACAATACTGTAAAGGAATTTGGTGTTGATATAAATCATTTAAGAGTTTTCTTGGGAAAAAGTGATGCAGCTGTTAAAACAGGTCATGTAGCATCGGCACTGGGTTTGATGTATGCATTGAACGAGTTGCGCAAAATAGATGAGGAACTTGATTTAGATATTCAACCTATAATTGGCATGGGCTCTCCATCATTTAGAGGTGGTATAAACAATCCTAATCTTGTTGAGTATGAGGTTAAGCATTATCAAGGATATAGCACTGTTACAATACAATCAGCTATAAGATATGATGTACCTTTTGCCGAGTATCGAAAGGTTTTTTCATCAATTATGCAATGGCTTGGAAAAAAGCCTCATGAGGTATCAGCTTCAGTACTTAGAATCATAAGAAGTGCTTCTGAAAGCTATAGAAAAACTGTTGCTAGGTATCTCGAAGTTTTGGTGAAATATGCCTCGTACATACCATCAACAAGAGATAGAGTTACATGGAAAGAGTATGGAAGGATTTTTCCAGCAGAAGACAAAACTCTTAATGTTCCTCGTGCAATTGTTTATACAGCTACCTGGTATATTTTGGGTCTTCCACCAATATATCTAGATGCAGAATTTATTGCAAATGCATATAGATCCAACGAAATTGATGAAATACTGAATTACATGCCCTATTTAATAGATGAATGGGAATATGAATCACAATTCTACATACCGACTATAGCACGTCAAAGACTTGATGAAGCAATTGTCAAAAAAGTAAATGAAGTTCTTGACTATATGGGGATAAAGCCAGAGCCTAATGAAACATATAAAAGCATTTTAGAGTTTAACCCCATAGAGCCACAGGTGGTGGCTTTAGCTAAAATAAGAGGATTCCTAGGATAA
- a CDS encoding recombinase RecB has product MSNRSSFSASRRWLSSERIALRVLEELGFKILETRKKVLVNGIEVGEIDAVVEDSSGNKWGVEIKAGRIDVTGIRQIYVNSIIENVKPMVICKGFADDAAKELAEKLGVKVIELSDVFLVDSEELEIIVREVVENAIADYFELFFTMPSNIKQEWYETLKVLANSLTIDEACEKLGVDINTLAKRLNEMRERGLIPKWARKFSSIKRVAQIIVQRQAMSHAMEESHKILEMIKTLNTQFSQLIQMLSSLEKNLKSFEKNQ; this is encoded by the coding sequence ATGAGTAATAGAAGCTCATTTTCAGCATCAAGAAGGTGGCTAAGTAGTGAGAGGATAGCGTTAAGGGTTTTAGAGGAACTTGGATTTAAGATTTTGGAAACAAGGAAAAAGGTTTTGGTTAATGGCATTGAGGTGGGGGAAATCGATGCTGTGGTAGAAGATTCTAGTGGTAACAAATGGGGGGTTGAGATAAAGGCTGGTAGAATTGATGTTACTGGAATTAGGCAAATATATGTGAATTCAATTATTGAAAATGTTAAGCCAATGGTTATATGCAAAGGTTTTGCTGATGATGCTGCAAAGGAGCTTGCTGAAAAGCTTGGTGTAAAGGTAATTGAATTATCTGATGTATTTTTGGTTGATAGTGAAGAGCTAGAGATTATTGTTAGAGAAGTTGTTGAAAACGCTATTGCTGATTATTTTGAACTTTTCTTCACAATGCCATCAAACATTAAGCAAGAGTGGTATGAAACTTTAAAGGTTTTAGCAAATTCATTAACTATTGATGAAGCTTGTGAAAAACTTGGAGTTGATATCAATACACTTGCTAAGCGCCTAAATGAAATGAGGGAAAGAGGATTAATACCAAAATGGGCTAGAAAATTCTCTTCTATTAAGCGTGTTGCTCAAATAATTGTTCAAAGACAAGCAATGAGCCATGCCATGGAGGAAAGCCACAAGATTTTAGAAATGATAAAAACACTAAACACACAGTTTTCACAATTAATTCAAATGTTGTCATCTCTTGAGAAAAACTTGAAGAGTTTTGAAAAGAATCAGTAA
- the thrC gene encoding threonine synthase, whose product MPPKTSFDWANVRKRRFGVWRYRELLPISDNVEPVTMCEGGTPLIKLNRAVDGHVYVKFEGANPTGSFKDRGMTVGVTIAKHIGVKGVVVASTGNTAASAAAYAARAGLACVVVLPRGGVAKGKLAQSLLHGARIVEVDGVFDDALEEVFTEVVINGKKDLYPLNSYNPWRLEGQKTIAFEIVDELSEVPDAIVVPVGNAGNISAIWKGFKELYNYGLISKLPRMIGVQAEGAAPLVATWNRKSETLLEIEKPYTIASAIRIGKPVNWLKALNAVKESNGTFIAVSDNEILNSVKDLAQYEGIGVEPASAASLAGYRKAIDLGILNRDDSVVLIATGHALKDPDTISKIF is encoded by the coding sequence ATGCCACCTAAAACAAGTTTTGACTGGGCCAATGTAAGAAAGAGAAGATTTGGTGTGTGGAGATATAGAGAGTTGCTTCCAATAAGTGATAATGTAGAACCTGTTACCATGTGTGAAGGTGGGACACCACTAATAAAATTGAATAGAGCTGTAGATGGTCATGTCTATGTAAAATTTGAGGGTGCTAATCCAACAGGAAGTTTTAAAGATAGGGGTATGACAGTTGGGGTTACAATAGCTAAGCATATTGGAGTTAAGGGGGTTGTTGTTGCTAGCACAGGTAATACTGCTGCTTCAGCTGCAGCCTATGCTGCTAGAGCTGGGCTGGCTTGCGTTGTTGTTTTGCCGCGTGGTGGTGTTGCAAAGGGGAAGCTAGCACAGTCACTATTGCATGGTGCGAGAATTGTTGAAGTTGATGGTGTTTTTGATGATGCTTTGGAGGAGGTTTTTACGGAAGTTGTTATTAATGGCAAAAAAGATTTGTATCCATTGAATTCATACAATCCATGGAGGCTAGAAGGACAAAAGACCATAGCTTTTGAAATTGTTGATGAGCTTTCAGAAGTTCCAGATGCTATTGTTGTTCCTGTAGGTAATGCTGGTAACATATCAGCTATTTGGAAGGGTTTTAAAGAACTTTACAACTATGGATTAATAAGTAAATTGCCTAGAATGATAGGTGTTCAAGCTGAAGGTGCAGCACCACTTGTTGCAACATGGAATAGAAAAAGCGAAACACTATTAGAAATTGAAAAACCATATACAATAGCATCAGCTATAAGGATAGGCAAACCCGTTAACTGGTTAAAGGCTTTGAATGCTGTGAAGGAATCTAATGGGACATTCATTGCTGTATCTGACAACGAAATTTTAAATAGTGTAAAAGACTTGGCGCAATATGAAGGTATTGGTGTTGAGCCTGCTAGTGCAGCATCGCTAGCTGGTTATAGAAAGGCCATTGATCTTGGAATACTAAATAGAGATGATAGTGTAGTGCTTATTGCAACAGGTCATGCACTTAAAGACCCAGACACAATATCAAAAATATTCTAA
- the lysW/argW gene encoding alpha-aminoadipate/glutamate carrier protein LysW, whose protein sequence is MVKTKCPICGGEVTLPDDVMSGEVIEHDCGVTLEVVIDGNNIKVKPLEGVDEDWGE, encoded by the coding sequence ATGGTAAAAACAAAATGTCCCATATGTGGAGGTGAAGTAACACTACCTGACGATGTCATGTCAGGAGAGGTTATAGAACATGACTGTGGAGTAACGCTGGAAGTTGTTATAGATGGAAACAACATAAAGGTGAAGCCTTTAGAAGGTGTTGACGAAGACTGGGGAGAGTAA
- the argC gene encoding N-acetyl-gamma-glutamyl-phosphate reductase has protein sequence MSSNSKKVCILGASGYTGGELLRLLANHPGVEVVMATSREYVGKPVHYVHFNLRGIYRNLKFTDINLDAVSKNCDAVFLSLPHGVSLNYVPKILEMGILTIDLSADFRLKNPELYKMWYGFEHPYPDLLNKAVYGLPEIHRDELKNAKLIASPGCNATAGILSLLPLVKNNLIFLDKIVVDVKVGSSEAGSKPSIADHHPEREGCIRPYDADGHRHAAEVEQELSLVVGKSVSISMVPHAVGSVRGALASSHAWLTQNIDDVEMLKYYVATYKNEPFIRIVYKVPPGYPDPKYVVGSNYADIGFAIEKRIGRVTSFAAIDNLVKGAAGQAIQAFNIAMGFEETAGLLIVPPKPV, from the coding sequence ATGAGTTCCAATAGCAAGAAAGTATGCATATTAGGAGCATCTGGCTATACAGGAGGTGAGCTACTTAGACTGCTAGCAAATCATCCAGGTGTAGAGGTTGTTATGGCAACATCGAGAGAGTATGTGGGCAAGCCTGTACACTATGTTCATTTTAATTTGCGTGGTATTTATAGAAATCTAAAGTTTACAGATATTAATTTAGATGCTGTTTCAAAGAATTGTGACGCTGTTTTTCTTTCTCTACCACATGGTGTTTCATTAAATTATGTACCAAAAATTTTAGAAATGGGCATATTAACTATCGACTTAAGTGCTGACTTTAGATTGAAGAATCCTGAGCTTTACAAGATGTGGTATGGTTTTGAACATCCCTATCCAGATTTACTTAACAAAGCTGTTTATGGATTACCAGAGATTCATCGTGATGAACTTAAAAATGCAAAGCTGATTGCATCTCCCGGTTGCAACGCCACAGCTGGAATACTATCGCTTCTACCTTTAGTTAAAAACAACTTGATTTTTCTAGATAAAATAGTTGTTGATGTAAAGGTTGGGAGTAGCGAGGCTGGTTCAAAACCAAGTATAGCTGATCACCATCCAGAAAGAGAAGGCTGTATAAGACCATATGATGCTGATGGACATAGACATGCTGCGGAAGTTGAGCAGGAACTTTCATTAGTTGTTGGTAAATCCGTATCGATTTCCATGGTTCCTCACGCAGTTGGTAGTGTGCGAGGAGCACTAGCATCATCACATGCTTGGCTTACTCAAAATATAGACGATGTTGAGATGCTGAAATACTATGTGGCAACATATAAAAATGAGCCATTCATTAGAATAGTATATAAGGTTCCCCCGGGTTATCCAGATCCCAAATATGTTGTTGGTAGCAATTATGCAGATATTGGTTTTGCAATTGAGAAAAGAATTGGTAGAGTAACATCATTTGCAGCTATAGACAATCTTGTTAAGGGTGCTGCAGGACAGGCTATACAAGCATTCAATATTGCAATGGGTTTTGAAGAAACTGCTGGACTACTTATAGTGCCTCCAAAACCTGTGTAG
- a CDS encoding amino acid kinase family protein produces MMERKNLCVVKIGGSLLRDGKSYIEAAENIKKMFIDNGKLPIVVVSAAKGVTDSLIEVAKGSTKHLDYVVEKYLAIAKELSSSKIVKRVLEELEQLKRIVGTAANSFDPAFQDLIVSFGEKLSKILMVGSLEIVNVKSVELSARELIITNNIHGDASIDYVSTANNLEKIVNSILGASVTPVIEGFVGATEDGVVTTLGRGGSDYTATSIASLLGIDDVYLVTEVDGIMTTDPLVVPSAKIVNVMSYVEAMEAALHGAKRINPKAFEPLEKFYGSTVFIGSWKLFGTRIQRKIPDNMIGPKVIMYKSSSDMPYIAIVGEGVGNIRFIKMIIDIFYEKGFEVLGLQTYYYRPSMLVHVKKGEEVKILRELHRKIFEEV; encoded by the coding sequence ATGATGGAGAGAAAAAATCTTTGTGTTGTTAAAATTGGTGGCTCTCTATTAAGAGATGGAAAATCCTATATAGAAGCTGCTGAAAATATTAAGAAAATGTTTATAGACAATGGAAAACTGCCTATAGTTGTTGTAAGTGCTGCAAAAGGCGTTACAGATTCGTTGATTGAAGTTGCGAAAGGCTCTACTAAACACTTGGATTATGTTGTGGAAAAGTATTTAGCAATTGCAAAGGAGTTATCATCATCGAAAATAGTTAAAAGAGTTTTGGAGGAACTTGAACAACTAAAAAGAATAGTGGGTACAGCAGCAAATAGTTTTGATCCAGCATTTCAAGATCTTATTGTGTCATTTGGGGAGAAGCTAAGCAAGATACTAATGGTTGGATCTTTAGAGATCGTCAATGTCAAATCTGTAGAGCTTAGTGCTAGAGAACTTATAATAACTAATAATATTCATGGGGATGCATCTATAGACTATGTTTCAACTGCGAACAACCTGGAAAAAATAGTAAACTCTATTTTAGGAGCCTCAGTTACACCTGTTATAGAGGGCTTTGTAGGAGCCACTGAGGATGGTGTAGTGACTACTCTTGGAAGAGGAGGCTCGGATTATACAGCAACATCTATAGCATCTCTTCTTGGAATAGATGATGTTTATTTGGTTACTGAAGTTGATGGAATTATGACAACAGATCCCTTAGTTGTTCCATCAGCTAAAATAGTTAATGTAATGAGCTATGTAGAGGCTATGGAAGCTGCTTTACATGGCGCTAAAAGAATAAATCCAAAAGCTTTTGAACCTTTGGAAAAGTTTTATGGCTCAACTGTTTTTATAGGTTCCTGGAAATTGTTTGGAACAAGAATTCAGCGAAAAATACCAGATAACATGATTGGGCCAAAGGTTATTATGTATAAATCATCAAGTGACATGCCTTATATAGCAATAGTTGGTGAAGGCGTTGGAAACATAAGATTCATTAAAATGATTATTGATATATTCTATGAGAAAGGCTTTGAAGTGCTTGGACTACAAACTTATTACTATAGACCATCGATGTTGGTTCACGTGAAGAAGGGAGAAGAAGTAAAAATTTTAAGGGAATTACATAGGAAAATATTTGAAGAGGTGTAA
- the lysX gene encoding lysine biosynthesis protein LysX produces the protein MSIAKALLVYEVMRWEEKALLDAAKEIDLDVEPIHLYSSVIQIGYNGVKDVFKANAEIALQRAVSHSIALNATIALESLGIRVINNSMSTALAMNKLWTLSILSRNGIKTPRTLVAFSDEACFKFAQAIGYPIVLKPIDGSWGRLIAMARDEEELRAILEHRSYIPNPTMKVHMIQELVNKPNRDIRVFVVGDEVPVGIYRVSNHWITNTARGGKAEPAKIDDELRELVLKSAKLLGIEIAGVDVFEDRDRGYIVNEINAVPEFKNTVAATGYKLQLDIMKYVKNQIKR, from the coding sequence ATGTCTATTGCCAAAGCCTTACTAGTTTATGAAGTTATGAGATGGGAGGAAAAAGCTCTTCTAGATGCAGCTAAGGAAATAGATTTAGATGTTGAGCCCATACACCTCTATAGTTCTGTTATCCAAATCGGATATAACGGAGTAAAAGATGTTTTCAAAGCTAATGCTGAAATAGCTTTACAAAGAGCAGTGAGCCATTCTATAGCATTGAATGCTACCATTGCTTTAGAGTCTCTTGGCATTAGAGTAATAAATAATTCAATGTCGACAGCTCTTGCAATGAACAAGCTCTGGACATTATCAATTCTTTCTAGAAATGGTATAAAAACACCAAGAACATTAGTTGCGTTTAGTGATGAGGCATGCTTCAAATTTGCACAAGCAATTGGTTATCCAATTGTTTTAAAGCCTATTGATGGTAGCTGGGGAAGATTAATAGCAATGGCTCGAGATGAGGAAGAGCTTAGAGCAATACTAGAGCATAGAAGCTATATACCAAATCCAACAATGAAAGTTCACATGATTCAAGAACTTGTTAACAAGCCAAATAGAGATATAAGAGTTTTTGTTGTTGGTGATGAGGTTCCAGTGGGTATATATAGAGTAAGTAATCACTGGATAACGAATACCGCTAGAGGGGGGAAGGCGGAGCCTGCTAAAATAGATGATGAGTTAAGGGAGCTTGTTTTAAAATCAGCTAAACTTCTAGGGATAGAGATTGCTGGTGTCGATGTCTTTGAGGATAGAGACAGGGGATACATTGTTAATGAGATTAATGCAGTTCCTGAGTTTAAGAATACTGTTGCGGCAACTGGTTATAAGCTTCAGCTAGATATCATGAAATATGTTAAAAATCAAATAAAGAGATAA
- a CDS encoding [LysW]-aminoadipate/[LysW]-glutamate kinase, with translation MVIVVKAGGRALNKNMDGIVKNLAEVSRREKVVFVHGGGDIVTEISKKLGIEPKFVMSPEGIRSRYTDEKELEVYVMVMAGKINKTIVSKLLALNVPAVGITGADGQTLLAERKKRIVIVDERGRKRVIDGGYTGKVIKAETGLIQLLLDKGFTIVVAPIAVDSEGTLLNVDGDQAAYAIATALKASNLIILTDVEGVIIDNVVVPEIKSSSIERIIEKIGPGMNRKVMLAGKAVEEGVDRVVIASGVIDNPVTNALNGKGTVVVKG, from the coding sequence ATGGTAATTGTTGTTAAAGCTGGTGGAAGAGCTCTAAATAAGAATATGGATGGCATTGTCAAAAACTTAGCAGAGGTAAGTAGAAGAGAGAAAGTGGTTTTTGTTCATGGTGGAGGTGATATTGTTACAGAAATTAGTAAAAAACTTGGAATAGAACCAAAGTTTGTGATGTCCCCAGAAGGAATAAGGAGTAGATATACTGATGAAAAGGAACTTGAAGTTTATGTAATGGTTATGGCAGGTAAGATAAATAAGACTATAGTTTCAAAGTTACTGGCATTAAATGTGCCTGCTGTAGGTATTACTGGTGCTGATGGCCAAACGTTATTGGCTGAAAGAAAGAAGAGAATTGTTATAGTTGATGAAAGAGGGAGAAAAAGGGTTATAGATGGTGGGTACACAGGTAAAGTAATTAAAGCTGAGACAGGGCTTATTCAGCTTCTTTTAGATAAGGGCTTTACGATAGTTGTGGCACCAATAGCTGTTGATAGTGAGGGCACTCTCCTAAATGTTGATGGAGATCAGGCAGCATATGCTATTGCTACTGCATTAAAAGCTTCTAACTTAATAATACTAACTGATGTAGAGGGTGTGATAATAGACAATGTAGTGGTGCCTGAAATAAAGTCATCATCTATAGAGAGAATTATTGAGAAAATAGGGCCTGGCATGAATAGAAAGGTTATGTTGGCTGGGAAAGCTGTTGAAGAAGGTGTTGACAGAGTTGTGATAGCTTCTGGTGTAATAGATAATCCTGTAACCAATGCGTTAAATGGGAAGGGAACTGTTGTTGTTAAGGGCTAG